One Candidatus Paceibacterota bacterium genomic window carries:
- a CDS encoding ABC transporter permease has translation MSFFLTIKMTVRSLLSRKGRSFLTMLGIVIGVAGVIIIISLGAGAQSLVLGQINKLGSNLLSIQPGKSDPKGPPAQVFGVVVTTLVESDAEALRSPSQVPHAIAINAMVRGAGTVTWQNRSTDTSFLGTDYGYDKVVNFSMSSGEFISETANKAGTKVVVLGSKVADALFGGTGVDPIDQVIKIRSTSQADAGGVPLRIVGVVEKRGSAFFQDQDDQIFIPLSVAQSELLGIHYLQAINVKVDSADNIDQTISDITYTLKQRHHILSDDNIDFTIRDQAAAADILKTITSALSLFLTSMAAVALVVGGIGILNIMLATVAERTREIGLRKAVGATNSMVMRQFLLEAGTLTLIGGVIGIIVGVLVSYLMALLMKYLGFDWDFVISITSVLLAVGVSVLTGVIFGLYPSLKASRLNPIDALRYE, from the coding sequence ATGAGTTTTTTCCTGACAATTAAAATGACCGTGCGCAGTTTGCTCAGTAGAAAAGGAAGATCTTTTCTTACTATGCTTGGCATTGTGATCGGAGTGGCGGGGGTGATCATCATCATCTCTCTCGGCGCGGGAGCGCAATCATTAGTGCTTGGCCAAATCAATAAGCTCGGTTCCAATCTGCTCTCTATCCAACCGGGGAAAAGCGATCCCAAAGGACCGCCAGCGCAAGTTTTTGGCGTTGTCGTTACCACTTTAGTTGAATCTGACGCCGAAGCTCTGCGTTCTCCTTCCCAAGTTCCGCATGCGATAGCTATCAATGCTATGGTCCGCGGAGCTGGCACGGTAACTTGGCAAAATAGAAGTACGGATACGAGTTTTTTGGGTACAGATTATGGATATGATAAGGTGGTTAATTTTTCAATGAGTTCCGGAGAATTTATTAGTGAGACGGCAAACAAAGCAGGAACAAAAGTGGTAGTGCTGGGTTCTAAAGTTGCCGATGCTTTATTTGGAGGTACGGGAGTAGATCCTATTGACCAAGTCATTAAAATTAGAAGTACTTCTCAGGCGGATGCCGGCGGAGTACCCTTGCGCATAGTTGGAGTTGTCGAAAAAAGAGGCAGTGCTTTTTTTCAAGATCAAGATGATCAGATATTTATCCCGCTTTCCGTGGCGCAGAGTGAGCTTCTTGGGATTCATTACTTACAAGCGATAAATGTAAAAGTAGATTCGGCAGACAATATCGATCAGACGATAAGCGATATAACTTATACTTTAAAACAAAGACATCACATATTGTCAGATGATAATATTGATTTTACTATCAGGGACCAGGCGGCGGCTGCCGATATTTTAAAAACCATTACCAGCGCATTGTCTTTATTCCTTACTTCTATGGCGGCTGTTGCTTTGGTCGTGGGTGGTATTGGAATTTTAAACATAATGCTTGCCACAGTGGCGGAGAGAACTCGCGAGATAGGGTTGCGCAAAGCAGTGGGTGCCACAAACTCAATGGTCATGAGGCAATTTTTACTTGAAGCGGGAACGTTGACTTTGATCGGCGGAGTGATCGGCATTATTGTCGGCGTTTTAGTGTCTTACCTGATGGCGCTTTTAATGAAGTATTTGGGTTTTGATTGGGATTTTGTTATTTCGATTACATCTGTTCTCTTGGCTGTCGGAGTGTCTGTTTTGACTGGAGTTATTTTCGGTTTATATCCATCATTAAAAGCTTCGAGATTAAATCCAATAGATGCATTAAGATATGAATAA
- a CDS encoding ABC transporter permease: MNKALRQSIKALRANKGRTFLTMLGIIIGIGTVVLVLSAGAGFRSLIDSQVAVYGSNTLFVQTHIPSATKQRSDATDGPGGAIVGVVITSFKQRDLDTINKLHNVAGSYGFITGQAVAQYRDNKKSSIYYGVGADRFNFDKTKLSSGRFFSKVEDASGAQVAILGATVAEDLFGQDDPIGKSFKLGGLNFQAIGVYAPQGALSESDGIVFIPLNTAQKKLLGVNYITIAVVALNDMNEADATAEQIKIALRNNHNITDPAKDDFIVQTQAQALETFNVIFDGITYLLIAIAAISLLVGGVGIMNIMYVVVTERTAEIGLKKALGARESDILKEFLVEAVLVTIAGGLIGIGLGSFLGFIISLIAKGANLAWTFSVPVYAIVLAFSVSAIIGISFGVFPAKSAAQMDPVEAMRYE; encoded by the coding sequence ATGAATAAAGCATTAAGACAATCTATTAAAGCGCTACGAGCCAATAAAGGAAGAACTTTTTTGACGATGCTTGGAATTATTATTGGCATTGGAACGGTTGTTTTGGTGCTTTCTGCCGGGGCAGGCTTTCGTTCGTTGATTGATTCCCAAGTCGCAGTGTATGGAAGCAACACTTTGTTTGTCCAAACCCACATTCCTTCTGCCACAAAACAAAGAAGCGATGCAACGGATGGTCCCGGAGGCGCAATCGTCGGAGTTGTTATTACTAGTTTTAAGCAAAGAGACTTAGATACTATTAATAAATTGCACAATGTGGCTGGAAGTTATGGTTTTATCACCGGACAAGCCGTTGCGCAATATAGAGACAATAAAAAAAGTTCTATCTATTATGGAGTCGGGGCGGACAGATTTAATTTTGATAAAACAAAACTTTCTTCCGGAAGATTTTTTTCTAAAGTAGAAGATGCGAGCGGAGCGCAAGTAGCGATCCTCGGGGCTACCGTCGCCGAAGATCTTTTTGGACAAGATGATCCAATCGGAAAATCTTTTAAACTCGGCGGTTTAAATTTTCAGGCGATCGGAGTCTATGCTCCGCAAGGAGCGCTCTCTGAGAGCGATGGTATAGTTTTTATTCCGCTTAATACAGCGCAGAAAAAATTACTTGGTGTAAATTATATCACTATCGCAGTGGTGGCTTTGAACGATATGAATGAAGCGGATGCTACCGCCGAGCAAATAAAAATTGCGCTTAGAAACAATCACAATATTACTGATCCAGCCAAAGATGATTTCATTGTTCAGACACAAGCGCAAGCCTTGGAAACTTTCAACGTTATTTTCGATGGCATAACTTATCTGCTTATCGCTATCGCCGCTATCTCTCTTTTGGTGGGAGGCGTTGGTATTATGAACATTATGTACGTCGTGGTCACAGAACGAACAGCAGAAATCGGGCTCAAGAAAGCTCTTGGCGCGCGCGAGTCGGATATTTTAAAAGAGTTTCTAGTAGAAGCGGTGCTGGTCACTATTGCGGGAGGTCTGATAGGGATAGGCCTCGGATCATTTTTGGGTTTTATTATTTCTCTCATTGCCAAAGGAGCAAACCTCGCTTGGACATTTTCCGTGCCGGTCTATGCCATTGTGCTTGCGTTTAGCGTCTCGGCAATAATCGGAATATCCTTCGGGGTTTTTCCAGCCAAATCAGCCGCCCAAATGGATCCCGTGGAGGCCATGCGATATGAATAA
- a CDS encoding permease — protein sequence MNIFYPIQLLADWFTYSVFKIIPSTLKASAVNFFIYDTLKIIILLSVIIFIVSIIRSYLPPEKIRTILSRESKYMGNVIASLLGIITPFCSCSAIPLFLGFIQAGVPLGTTFSFLVASPMINEVALVLLLGMFGWKIALMYVVSGLVISILSGIIISKMKVENLVEPFVYENIINKNGSLPIMTKKERILYARDYTLDILRKVWVYILIGIGIGAWIHGYVPADFLAQYAGSDKWYAVPLAVLIGIPLYSNAAGVIPLVSTLTEKGVSIGTTLAFMMSVTGLSLPEFMILKKVMKTKLIFIFAGIVGVGIMFTGYLFNLILR from the coding sequence ATGAATATATTTTATCCCATACAATTATTAGCTGATTGGTTTACATATTCTGTTTTTAAAATAATTCCCAGCACATTAAAAGCCAGCGCAGTTAATTTTTTTATTTATGACACTTTAAAAATAATTATCCTGCTTTCAGTTATTATTTTTATCGTTTCAATAATCCGTTCTTATTTACCGCCAGAAAAGATAAGGACTATTCTTTCCCGCGAAAGTAAATATATGGGAAATGTCATTGCTTCGCTTTTGGGAATAATTACGCCTTTTTGCTCTTGTTCCGCTATTCCATTGTTCTTGGGTTTTATTCAAGCAGGAGTTCCGCTCGGGACAACGTTTTCTTTTTTAGTAGCCTCCCCGATGATAAACGAAGTGGCTCTCGTGTTGCTTTTAGGAATGTTCGGCTGGAAGATTGCCTTGATGTATGTAGTGAGCGGACTCGTTATTTCAATTCTTTCAGGAATTATTATTAGCAAAATGAAAGTGGAAAATTTAGTTGAACCGTTTGTTTACGAGAACATAATAAATAAAAATGGAAGCCTGCCAATAATGACCAAAAAAGAAAGAATCCTTTACGCGAGAGATTACACTTTAGATATTTTAAGAAAAGTTTGGGTTTATATTTTAATAGGTATCGGGATTGGCGCTTGGATACACGGTTATGTTCCCGCTGATTTCTTGGCTCAATATGCAGGAAGTGATAAATGGTACGCTGTACCGCTCGCTGTACTCATAGGCATTCCTTTATATTCAAACGCAGCCGGAGTTATTCCCCTTGTGTCTACTTTGACTGAAAAAGGAGTGTCCATCGGCACAACTCTGGCATTTATGATGTCTGTTACGGGCCTATCCTTGCCGGAATTTATGATCTTGAAGAAAGTTATGAAAACGAAACTTATTTTTATATTTGCCGGAATTGTGGGAGTGGGAATTATGTTCACTGGGTATTTATTTAATTTGATTCTGAGATAG
- a CDS encoding HNH endonuclease signature motif containing protein: MAEAYKRNPNTNCSICKKEIYRRPSEIAANKGRVFCSPACYGISLRKEIPCSMCGKLILTGLNKKTCSRSCANKYRTGIKYKIGRPSKSKVKSQQLLKLRLLKVRGKKCEKCDYDKYEILQVHHKNRDRNNNELKNLELICPNCHYEEHFLKNSWLKNKLEKKPEIAILN; this comes from the coding sequence GTGGCTGAGGCATATAAAAGAAATCCAAATACTAATTGCAGTATTTGTAAAAAAGAAATTTATAGAAGACCTTCTGAGATAGCAGCAAATAAGGGTCGAGTCTTTTGTAGTCCTGCTTGTTATGGTATTTCTCTTAGAAAAGAAATCCCCTGCTCAATGTGTGGAAAATTAATTTTGACTGGCCTAAATAAAAAAACTTGTAGCAGAAGTTGTGCAAATAAATACAGAACAGGCATAAAATATAAAATCGGAAGACCTTCAAAAAGCAAAGTAAAGTCTCAACAACTTTTGAAACTTAGATTGCTAAAAGTAAGAGGTAAAAAATGCGAGAAATGTGATTATGATAAATATGAAATATTGCAAGTTCATCATAAAAACAGAGATAGAAATAATAATGAACTCAAAAATTTAGAGCTTATTTGCCCAAATTGTCATTATGAAGAACATTTTTTAAAAAACAGCTGGTTAAAAAATAAACTTGAGAAAAAACCTGAAATAGCTATACTGAACTAG
- a CDS encoding DUF5652 family protein produces the protein MNQFNPLFMNSGWGWGLLLPILIWSLFWKGCALWTASKNNQKGWFLALLVLNTVGILEIIYIFYVSKKKWADIKEILTANKTEIK, from the coding sequence ATGAATCAATTTAATCCATTGTTTATGAATAGCGGTTGGGGTTGGGGTCTATTATTACCAATTTTAATATGGTCTCTATTTTGGAAAGGTTGCGCTTTGTGGACAGCCTCCAAAAATAATCAAAAAGGGTGGTTTCTTGCGCTTCTTGTATTGAACACCGTCGGTATCTTAGAAATTATTTATATCTTTTACGTTTCTAAAAAGAAATGGGCAGATATAAAAGAAATTCTAACCGCCAACAAAACTGAAATTAAATAA
- the ruvX gene encoding Holliday junction resolvase RuvX, with translation MNTGRFLGIDFGTKRIGVAISDENHTLAFPKEIVLNNPNTFKKLGEIIKKEKVAEIVVGESVDFSGKLNALSGRIEVFILELKEHFKLPVHKQKEFLTSVEARRYEDLGGQARKSNAHSRLKQIKSGRIDASAAALILQRYLDKINIVNHET, from the coding sequence ATGAATACAGGGAGATTTTTGGGAATTGATTTTGGGACAAAAAGGATAGGAGTGGCTATTTCAGACGAAAATCACACCTTGGCTTTTCCAAAAGAAATCGTTTTGAATAACCCAAATACTTTTAAAAAGCTCGGCGAGATAATAAAAAAAGAAAAAGTGGCAGAAATCGTGGTCGGAGAATCTGTGGATTTTTCAGGGAAATTAAATGCTTTATCCGGTAGGATTGAAGTTTTTATTTTGGAATTGAAAGAGCATTTCAAATTGCCGGTGCATAAGCAAAAAGAATTCTTAACTTCAGTGGAGGCTCGCCGATATGAAGATCTTGGCGGGCAAGCTAGAAAATCTAATGCTCATAGCAGATTGAAGCAAATAAAGTCTGGCCGAATAGATGCCTCCGCGGCGGCTCTCATCTTACAGCGATATTTAGATAAAATAAATATCGTAAATCATGAAACATAA
- the pilM gene encoding pilus assembly protein PilM has protein sequence MSGNLFNKFLLRFFPLPKFLSEPFFGLDISDESIKFVELVSTKNGIRVGKYGERSIPQGVIESGKIKDSRKMEEILSALRKEEKIKYVRVSLPEEQAYLFPLKLEKNGLKNVREGIELALEDHIPISAQDTIFDYEIVSENVKNLEVQVTAVPQNIIKNYLLIFKQSNISVKSFELEAQAVSRAVVKKGDMDTYMIVDFGKRRTGIFIVSRGIVVFTSTLDLGGMTLTQMIQKNFNISFEEAEEKKEKYGLERNADNKEIFSVLLNSVSILRDEIVKHFLYWQTHKDEEGKNNPLIKKIIFCGGDANLKGLADYISISMKSTVEMANVWTNISNTENYIPEMSFKQSLSFATALGLALGDFDKNN, from the coding sequence ATGTCTGGTAATTTATTTAATAAATTCCTTCTAAGATTTTTTCCTTTGCCTAAATTTCTTTCTGAACCTTTTTTTGGTTTAGATATTTCAGATGAATCCATAAAATTCGTAGAGCTTGTTTCCACTAAAAATGGTATTCGAGTGGGGAAGTATGGAGAGCGAAGTATCCCCCAAGGAGTCATCGAGTCGGGGAAAATAAAAGACTCAAGAAAAATGGAGGAAATTCTCTCAGCGCTCCGAAAAGAAGAAAAAATAAAATACGTTCGGGTTTCCTTGCCGGAAGAACAAGCGTACCTTTTTCCGCTTAAATTAGAAAAAAACGGTTTGAAAAATGTCCGAGAGGGAATCGAGCTTGCCCTTGAAGACCATATCCCGATTTCGGCCCAGGATACAATTTTTGATTACGAAATAGTTAGTGAAAATGTTAAAAATCTGGAAGTTCAAGTCACCGCAGTTCCTCAAAATATAATTAAAAATTACTTATTGATTTTTAAACAGTCTAATATATCAGTCAAATCATTTGAACTCGAAGCACAGGCAGTTTCGAGAGCGGTTGTAAAAAAGGGAGATATGGATACTTATATGATCGTGGATTTTGGCAAAAGACGAACCGGTATTTTTATTGTTTCCAGAGGTATCGTGGTATTCACATCCACTCTCGATTTGGGAGGAATGACGCTGACCCAGATGATTCAGAAAAATTTCAACATTAGTTTCGAAGAAGCGGAAGAAAAAAAGGAAAAGTACGGGTTGGAGCGAAATGCGGACAATAAAGAAATATTCTCAGTGCTTTTAAACAGTGTTTCCATTTTGCGGGACGAAATAGTAAAACACTTTTTATATTGGCAGACGCATAAAGACGAGGAGGGGAAAAATAATCCACTGATAAAAAAGATAATTTTTTGCGGAGGAGATGCCAATTTAAAAGGGTTGGCTGATTACATTTCTATCAGCATGAAAAGTACTGTGGAGATGGCAAACGTCTGGACTAATATATCAAATACAGAAAATTATATTCCGGAAATGAGTTTCAAGCAGTCGCTTTCATTTGCTACAGCTTTAGGGTTGGCGCTCGGGGATTTTGATAAGAATAATTAG
- a CDS encoding Bro-N domain-containing protein, whose amino-acid sequence MDNEIKIAIFKGKEIRKIIYNNEWWFSVVDVIEVLTDSVNPRDYWYRMKARVKDEDGVELSTICRQLKLQSSDGKFYETDCANTEGLFRIIQSIPSPKAEPLKRWLAKVGYERIQEIEDPELATKRTRILYKLKGYPDNWIEKRMRGIAIREELTDEWKKRGAKEQREYEILTAEISKASFGVTPSEYKKLKGLKRENLRDHMDDFELIFNMLGERATTEIHRTENSQGVVKLKADAKAGGSIAGGARKKLEKRLGRSIVSKNNFKLLKNRKRLK is encoded by the coding sequence ATGGACAACGAAATCAAAATAGCCATTTTCAAAGGCAAGGAAATCAGAAAAATCATTTATAATAATGAATGGTGGTTTTCGGTTGTGGATGTTATTGAAGTTTTGACGGATAGCGTCAATCCTCGAGATTATTGGTATAGAATGAAAGCAAGAGTTAAAGATGAGGATGGGGTTGAGTTGTCGACAATTTGTCGACAACTGAAACTGCAATCTTCCGACGGGAAATTTTATGAAACCGACTGTGCCAACACCGAAGGCTTATTTCGAATTATTCAGTCCATTCCTTCTCCTAAAGCCGAGCCACTAAAAAGATGGCTTGCCAAAGTGGGCTATGAACGAATTCAGGAAATTGAAGATCCTGAATTAGCCACCAAAAGAACACGAATTTTATACAAACTCAAAGGCTATCCCGACAACTGGATCGAAAAAAGAATGCGAGGCATCGCTATCCGCGAAGAATTGACAGACGAATGGAAAAAACGAGGAGCCAAAGAGCAACGGGAATACGAAATTTTGACAGCGGAAATTTCCAAAGCGAGTTTCGGTGTTACTCCGAGCGAATACAAAAAACTAAAAGGATTAAAAAGGGAAAACCTGCGTGACCATATGGACGATTTTGAACTTATCTTTAATATGCTCGGCGAAAGAGCTACAACTGAAATACACAGAACTGAAAATTCCCAAGGTGTGGTAAAATTAAAAGCTGATGCTAAAGCTGGTGGCAGTATTGCCGGTGGGGCCAGGAAAAAACTTGAAAAACGATTAGGCCGGTCCATTGTTTCTAAAAACAATTTTAAGTTGTTAAAAAATAGGAAAAGGTTAAAATAA
- a CDS encoding peptidoglycan-binding protein: MNDARQFCHPELVSGSNAFAKIIKLFRFIFFFSIFLGSFFVLANEASAATYYVDATLGKDTYNGITTTINDGASEGPWKTLTKVNAALNAASIHAGDSVLFKAGETFFGYLYVKVTGTVGNILTFDSYGSGNKPIIDATGNNSGIDLRGINYVTFNNLDVRNATFQGYFFLNGNDHITINNGSISSSAKAIHLYNNTISNLTISNLNASNNTYGIYGFAGVTVNTLSISNSHFDDNTSEGFFTDGTANGSNFTITDTTMSRNGIGSDKNGFLLQGTGSTVILTRVTSANNGGDGFGVHNTWIGVIFDYCTADTNGTDGIGSDGDGFSFHETSSGIIRYSISKNNLKTAIAHVNSSAVEMYYDLFYHATNGTLPLVLLQNTGNHKLYNNIIYSGSQTGDAVSVEGTVDMQNNIIDGFNRGLIKTGGTISNDHDIIYGVLTSNYVGISAGAYSIIQDPKFFNSSIYNFSLLPTSPAIDSGTDVSLTTDYAGNSIYGTPDIGAYEYQPPYTMGTDAVNTSTSVRMYGDEKFRNKTATTTETTADLSITIPDSDKTKWLDIAVSTWDNSGTYHKTWTENTTSTITNTLHTIGDLEPNKYYNVSVDSVLGNNITGDNCSNGLCLSNAEGKISFTYTGSYSEHTFDVEEGDNTAPIRSAGLPSGSQPAGTTQVTMSLTTDENATCKYSTSADTAYASMTDTFTTTGTQSHSTTISGLSNGNTYNYYVRCTDGSNANSNDYPISFSITNPTAHSSGNSAQSRINNLLSMGNYTQAQQLANQYNISIPVITTPPTAPLLNQGGERSVNAYNFGLSVLKKGSKGEAVKELQKFLNQDLKLNLKIDGILGSKTTMAIKQYQKAHNLKVDGVVGEKTKGRMGV, encoded by the coding sequence GTGAATGACGCTCGCCAATTTTGTCATCCTGAACTTGTTTCAGGATCTAATGCGTTTGCCAAAATAATAAAACTTTTCCGTTTCATTTTTTTCTTCTCGATATTTCTGGGAAGCTTTTTTGTTTTGGCAAACGAAGCAAGCGCGGCGACGTATTATGTGGATGCGACTCTTGGAAAGGATACATATAATGGTATAACCACAACTATAAATGATGGAGCAAGTGAAGGTCCATGGAAAACACTAACTAAAGTAAATGCCGCGCTGAATGCCGCTTCTATTCATGCTGGTGATAGTGTTTTATTTAAAGCAGGGGAGACTTTCTTTGGCTATTTGTATGTTAAGGTAACGGGAACGGTAGGAAATATATTAACATTTGATTCCTATGGAAGTGGAAATAAACCTATAATCGACGCTACTGGAAATAATAGCGGTATCGATCTTCGTGGAATAAATTATGTTACGTTTAATAATTTGGATGTTAGAAATGCAACATTCCAAGGATACTTTTTTCTCAATGGAAATGACCACATAACAATAAATAATGGAAGTATATCTTCTTCTGCAAAGGCTATCCATCTCTATAACAATACAATTTCAAATCTAACAATTTCAAATCTAAATGCCAGTAATAATACATATGGTATTTATGGATTTGCCGGGGTTACTGTTAACACATTGTCCATATCCAATAGCCATTTCGACGACAACACATCAGAAGGTTTTTTCACCGATGGCACTGCGAACGGGAGTAATTTTACGATAACAGATACCACCATGTCCCGTAATGGGATCGGATCTGATAAAAATGGATTTTTACTACAAGGGACCGGCAGTACAGTTATCCTTACCAGGGTAACATCAGCCAACAACGGAGGGGATGGATTTGGTGTCCATAACACTTGGATTGGTGTTATTTTTGATTATTGTACGGCGGATACTAACGGAACAGACGGGATAGGATCAGATGGAGACGGATTCAGTTTCCATGAGACTTCTTCTGGAATAATCAGGTATTCAATCAGCAAAAATAATTTAAAAACTGCGATTGCTCACGTTAATAGCTCCGCTGTTGAAATGTATTATGATCTTTTTTATCATGCAACCAATGGCACCTTGCCGCTTGTTTTATTACAAAATACTGGAAATCATAAATTATATAATAATATTATTTACAGTGGAAGTCAGACTGGTGATGCAGTAAGCGTTGAAGGGACCGTTGATATGCAAAACAATATAATAGATGGTTTCAATCGTGGCCTTATAAAAACTGGAGGAACAATATCCAATGACCATGATATTATTTATGGAGTATTAACTTCTAATTATGTTGGTATTTCTGCCGGTGCTTATTCAATTATACAGGATCCAAAATTTTTTAATTCCAGTATTTATAACTTTTCCCTTCTCCCCACTTCCCCCGCCATCGACTCTGGCACCGATGTCTCATTAACCACCGACTACGCCGGCAATTCCATCTACGGTACGCCCGACATCGGCGCTTATGAATACCAGCCGCCATATACCATGGGCACGGATGCAGTAAACACTTCCACCAGTGTCAGAATGTACGGAGACGAAAAGTTCAGAAACAAAACCGCCACCACCACGGAAACCACGGCTGATCTCTCAATTACCATTCCCGACTCGGATAAAACCAAGTGGCTGGACATAGCAGTTTCCACCTGGGACAACTCCGGAACTTATCACAAAACCTGGACGGAAAACACTACCAGCACCATTACCAACACCCTCCATACCATCGGAGACCTGGAACCCAACAAATACTACAATGTGTCCGTGGATTCCGTTCTGGGAAACAACATTACCGGCGATAACTGTTCAAACGGCCTCTGTCTTTCCAACGCGGAAGGTAAAATATCTTTTACCTATACTGGTTCATATTCCGAACACACCTTTGACGTGGAAGAAGGAGATAATACCGCCCCCATCCGTTCCGCCGGTTTGCCTTCCGGCAGTCAACCTGCTGGCACAACGCAAGTAACAATGTCTTTGACCACCGACGAAAACGCCACCTGCAAATACTCCACCTCTGCCGACACCGCTTACGCTTCCATGACCGATACCTTTACCACAACTGGCACCCAATCCCATTCCACCACCATTTCCGGTCTCTCCAACGGCAATACATACAATTACTATGTCCGCTGCACTGACGGCTCAAATGCTAACAGCAACGATTACCCTATTTCTTTTTCCATTACTAACCCTACCGCGCATTCTTCAGGCAACAGTGCTCAGAGTCGAATCAACAATCTGCTCTCCATGGGCAACTACACCCAAGCGCAACAATTGGCTAATCAATACAATATTTCAATTCCAGTAATTACCACCCCGCCTACAGCACCCCTCCTGAATCAAGGAGGGGAAAGAAGTGTTAATGCTTACAACTTTGGTCTCTCTGTTCTCAAAAAAGGAAGCAAAGGTGAAGCTGTCAAAGAACTCCAGAAGTTCTTAAACCAAGATCTGAAACTAAACTTGAAAATAGATGGCATCTTGGGATCAAAAACAACTATGGCTATCAAACAATACCAAAAAGCGCATAATCTAAAAGTGGATGGGGTAGTGGGGGAGAAGACGAAGGGGAGGATGGGGGTGTGA
- a CDS encoding SWIM zinc finger family protein — translation MDKKSNNRTFLLPQFSLFDIQIGVGEEEFKKGYKLFNDGKVGKIKSDIRGFSAAVAGAHPYEVFVEANDFDQGSCSCYLGQKDILCKHMIALAIAAIFKYNPENFKLITSPLDRAVCSGQIRDITKEELVAIKKELKHGLSYIKYYDGPSSKWFTYQDTLLKGGRLMRYALSKLPICEESAKICIDFLVKLDKKVCNGVDDSDGTVGELMTDIVEVLNLFVSNKPDLRNFISEHLPKETSFGWERMFGVI, via the coding sequence ATGGATAAAAAATCCAACAATAGAACATTCCTATTACCGCAATTCTCGCTTTTCGATATTCAAATAGGTGTGGGCGAAGAAGAATTCAAAAAAGGGTACAAATTATTTAATGACGGCAAGGTTGGGAAAATAAAGTCAGATATTCGTGGTTTTAGTGCCGCTGTTGCTGGTGCGCATCCTTATGAAGTATTTGTTGAAGCTAATGATTTTGACCAAGGGTCTTGCAGTTGCTACCTAGGGCAAAAAGACATTCTTTGTAAACATATGATTGCACTCGCTATTGCTGCAATCTTCAAATATAATCCTGAAAACTTCAAGCTCATCACAAGTCCGCTTGATCGAGCAGTATGTTCTGGACAAATACGAGATATCACAAAAGAAGAATTAGTTGCTATCAAAAAAGAATTGAAACACGGATTATCATATATAAAATATTATGACGGACCGTCTTCAAAATGGTTTACGTATCAAGATACTTTGTTAAAAGGCGGGCGACTTATGCGGTACGCACTTTCAAAACTTCCCATATGCGAAGAGTCGGCAAAGATATGTATTGATTTTCTTGTGAAGCTGGATAAAAAAGTTTGCAATGGGGTTGATGATTCTGATGGAACAGTGGGTGAGCTTATGACAGATATAGTTGAAGTGCTAAATTTATTTGTAAGCAATAAACCTGACCTTCGTAATTTTATTAGTGAGCACTTGCCAAAAGAAACCTCCTTTGGCTGGGAGAGGATGTTTGGTGTAATTTAA